A window from Primulina eburnea isolate SZY01 chromosome 2, ASM2296580v1, whole genome shotgun sequence encodes these proteins:
- the LOC140823889 gene encoding uncharacterized protein At4g06598-like isoform X1, whose amino-acid sequence MFSQHNKPELICCFQELDFSPMANSKGPSSIRSVMYTGKNTLLPPKSPYPSISSGFTDYVPTSATGPKAPPRPREGNTHHQRTSSESYLIEEQPSWLDELLNEPETPVRRGGHRRSSSDSFAYFDANNVGSLIYDSQNDNKNNNINLVPSWGSQEFDTYADMRHGSFFVDPQPPGKTKNRGWNTSVSSTLPPHGHRSRDKTLVSNAGLLSTSPDAEWNPPFLNESRDAVKSGIQDPNDSSEKKDSSQAKLPAPETDTKRAKQQFAQRSRVRKLQYIAELERNVQALQAEGSGVSAELEFLNQQNLILSLENKALKQRLDSLAQEQLIKYMEHEVLEREVGRLRSLYQQQQQPQQQQTPTSHRRANSRDLDQQFANLSLKYKEASAGRDSGSGQLHI is encoded by the exons ATGTTCTCGCAGCATAACAAGCCTGAGTTGATCTGTTGTTTTCAG GAATTGGATTTTTCTCCTATGGCAAACTCCAAAGGACCGTCGAGCATTAGAAGTGTGATGTACACTGGAAAGAACACTTTACTACCTCCTAAAAGTCCATATCCCAGCATATCCTCAGGGTTCACCGACTATGTTCCCACTTCTGCAACTGGTCCAAAAGCTCCTCCAAGGCCTAGAGAAGGAAACACACACCATCAGCGGACCTCCTCTGAAAGTTATTTGATAGAGGAGCAACCTTCCTGGCTTGATGAACTCCTCAATGAGCCAGAAACTCCCGTGCGTAGGGGAGGTCATCGTCGCTCATCAAGTGATTCATTTGCATATTTTGATGCAAATAATGTTGGAAGCTTGATTTATGACTCCCAGAATGATAACAAGAACAATAATATAAATCTAGTGCCTTCGTGGGGATCTCAAGAATTCGATACATATGCGGACATGCGACATGGCTCCTTCTTTGTCGACCCCCAACCACCTGGTAAAACAAAGAACAGGGGGTGGAATACATCCGTCAGTTCAACCCTGCCTCCTCATGGCCATCGATCTAGGGACAAGACTCTTGTTTCAAATGCAGGTCTATTAAGCACTTCACCAGATGCAGAATGGAATCCACCATTCTTGAATGAAAGCCGGGATGCTGTTAAATCTGGTATTCAAGATCCCAATGATTCCTCTGAAAAAAAAGACTCTTCTCAGGCCAAGCTTCCTGCTCCAGAAACAGATACAAAACGTGCCAAGCA GCAATTCGCTCAACGCTCACGGGTCCGGAAGCTTCAATACATTGCTGAACTTGAAAGAAATGTCCAAGCTCTACAG GCCGAAGGCTCTGGAGTTTCTGCTGAACTTGAATTCCTTAACCAACAGAATCTCATTCTGAGCTTGGAGAATAAAGCACTGAAGCAGCGATTAGATAGTTTAGCTCAGGAGCAGCTTATCAAATATA TGGAACATGAAGTATTGGAGAGAGAAGTCGGAAGGCTACGGTCCTTGTATCAGCAACAACAACAGCCTCAGCAGCAGCAAACTCCTACCAGCCATCGACGTGCCAACAGCAGAGATCTTGACCAACAATTTGCCAACCTTTCTCTAAAATACAAGGAAGCAAGTGCTGGTCGTGACTCTGGATCAGGCCAACTTCATATTTGA
- the LOC140823889 gene encoding uncharacterized protein At4g06598-like isoform X2, which produces MANSKGPSSIRSVMYTGKNTLLPPKSPYPSISSGFTDYVPTSATGPKAPPRPREGNTHHQRTSSESYLIEEQPSWLDELLNEPETPVRRGGHRRSSSDSFAYFDANNVGSLIYDSQNDNKNNNINLVPSWGSQEFDTYADMRHGSFFVDPQPPGKTKNRGWNTSVSSTLPPHGHRSRDKTLVSNAGLLSTSPDAEWNPPFLNESRDAVKSGIQDPNDSSEKKDSSQAKLPAPETDTKRAKQQFAQRSRVRKLQYIAELERNVQALQAEGSGVSAELEFLNQQNLILSLENKALKQRLDSLAQEQLIKYMEHEVLEREVGRLRSLYQQQQQPQQQQTPTSHRRANSRDLDQQFANLSLKYKEASAGRDSGSGQLHI; this is translated from the exons ATGGCAAACTCCAAAGGACCGTCGAGCATTAGAAGTGTGATGTACACTGGAAAGAACACTTTACTACCTCCTAAAAGTCCATATCCCAGCATATCCTCAGGGTTCACCGACTATGTTCCCACTTCTGCAACTGGTCCAAAAGCTCCTCCAAGGCCTAGAGAAGGAAACACACACCATCAGCGGACCTCCTCTGAAAGTTATTTGATAGAGGAGCAACCTTCCTGGCTTGATGAACTCCTCAATGAGCCAGAAACTCCCGTGCGTAGGGGAGGTCATCGTCGCTCATCAAGTGATTCATTTGCATATTTTGATGCAAATAATGTTGGAAGCTTGATTTATGACTCCCAGAATGATAACAAGAACAATAATATAAATCTAGTGCCTTCGTGGGGATCTCAAGAATTCGATACATATGCGGACATGCGACATGGCTCCTTCTTTGTCGACCCCCAACCACCTGGTAAAACAAAGAACAGGGGGTGGAATACATCCGTCAGTTCAACCCTGCCTCCTCATGGCCATCGATCTAGGGACAAGACTCTTGTTTCAAATGCAGGTCTATTAAGCACTTCACCAGATGCAGAATGGAATCCACCATTCTTGAATGAAAGCCGGGATGCTGTTAAATCTGGTATTCAAGATCCCAATGATTCCTCTGAAAAAAAAGACTCTTCTCAGGCCAAGCTTCCTGCTCCAGAAACAGATACAAAACGTGCCAAGCA GCAATTCGCTCAACGCTCACGGGTCCGGAAGCTTCAATACATTGCTGAACTTGAAAGAAATGTCCAAGCTCTACAG GCCGAAGGCTCTGGAGTTTCTGCTGAACTTGAATTCCTTAACCAACAGAATCTCATTCTGAGCTTGGAGAATAAAGCACTGAAGCAGCGATTAGATAGTTTAGCTCAGGAGCAGCTTATCAAATATA TGGAACATGAAGTATTGGAGAGAGAAGTCGGAAGGCTACGGTCCTTGTATCAGCAACAACAACAGCCTCAGCAGCAGCAAACTCCTACCAGCCATCGACGTGCCAACAGCAGAGATCTTGACCAACAATTTGCCAACCTTTCTCTAAAATACAAGGAAGCAAGTGCTGGTCGTGACTCTGGATCAGGCCAACTTCATATTTGA
- the LOC140823890 gene encoding small ribosomal subunit protein eS12-like: MSGEEPAVVEAAAPALGEPMDIMTALQLVLRKSRAHGGLARGLHEAAKVIEKHAAQLCVLAEDCDQPDYVKLVKALCADHNVSLISIPNAKTLGEWSGLCKIDSEGKARKVVGCACVVVKDYGEESEGLHIVQEYVKSH, from the exons ATGTCGGG TGAGGAACCTGCCGTTGTGGAGGCTGCTGCCCCTGCTCTTGGGGAGCCTATGGATATAATGACAGCTTTGCAACTGGTGCTTCGGAAATCACGTGCTCATGGTGGCCTTGCTCGAGGGCTTCATGAAGCTGCCAAAGTTATTGAGAAACATGCCGCTCAACTTTGTGTTTTAGCAGAGGACTGTGACCAGCCAGATTATGTTAAATTGGTTAAAGCTCTGTGTGCTGATCATAATGTTAGCTTGATTTCGATTCCAAATGCTAAAACCCTGGGCGAGTGGTCTGGA CTATGCAAGATCGATTCTGAAGGAAAAGCAAGGAAAGTGGTCGGCTGCGCCTGCGTCGTTGTGAAG GACTACGGGGAAGAAAGCGAGGGCCTTCATATAGTTCAAGAGTATGTGAAATCCCATTAG
- the LOC140824849 gene encoding serine/threonine-protein kinase-like protein At5g23170, translated as MNEFEFEELEAATANFSPSNFISKGSHGIVYRGVLNNGKHVAIKKKSSCLQKVQDSSKIENEARMMSSLRPNSCLVDFLGIGHDGSNNKLIVMEHMPNGTLHELLHSWVMPPPTWRKRLDIALQVANGVCFLHESNQPPIVHRDIKSTNILLDSNWNAKLADFGLSLRLEGDNNATLPAGTIGYLDPNYNTPGKLSTKIDVFSYGVVLLELISCRGVMDVRKSPVSIVDWAVPLIKQGRFLEVCDKRTRLQPHLYHKIKCLLSLAARCVLPIESLRPSMGEIVATLENPMPEPIRFPLTMIKFICGAIRNTSKRNSNTVMVKGTATDSEQKNHRKKIIVDDKILNILACQ; from the coding sequence atgaatgaATTTGAATTCGAAGAACTTGAAGCAGCAACAGCAAATTTCTCCCCTTCGAATTTTATCAGCAAAGGAAGCCATGGAATAGTATACAGAGGTGTTCTCAACAATGGCAAACATGTAGCTATCAAGAAGAAATCCTCATGTCTTCAAAAAGTTCAAGACAGCTCGAAAATCGAAAACGAAGCCCGAATGATGTCGTCCCTCCGTCCGAATTCGTGCCTAGTCGACTTTCTTGGAATCGGTCACGACGGTTCCAACAACAAACTCATCGTCATGGAACACATGCCCAACGGCACGCTCCACGAGCTGCTTCACTCTTGGGTTATGCCTCCGCCAACATGGCGAAAACGTCTAGATATCGCGCTGCAAGTGGCTAATGGGGTGTGCTTCCTCCACGAATCGAACCAGCCCCCTATCGTCCATCGAGACATCAAGTCCACCAACATATTGCTCGACTCCAATTGGAACGCAAAGCTGGCTGATTTCGGGCTGTCGCTCCGGTTAGAGGGTGACAACAACGCAACTCTGCCTGCAGGTACGATAGGGTACTTGGACCCAAACTATAACACTCCAGGCAAGCTGAGTACCAAGATTGACGTGTTCAGTTATGGGGTTGTGTTGCTTGAGTTAATATCTTGTAGGGGAGTGATGGATGTGCGCAAATCACCAGTCTCGATTGTGGATTGGGCTGTCCCATTGATCAAGCAGGGCAGATTTCTGGAAGTTTGTGACAAACGAACCCGGCTGCAGCCTCACCTCTATCATAAGATCAAATGTCTGCTGAGTCTCGCAGCTCGTTGTGTGTTACCTATCGAAAGCCTGCGTCCTTCCATGGGCGAGATCGTCGCAACATTGGAAAATCCAATGCCAGAGCCCATACGGTTTCCCTTGACCATGATCAAATTTATTTGTGGCGCTATTCGGAACACAAGCAAGAGAAATTCAAACACCGTGATGGTCAAGGGAACGGCGACTGATAGTGAACAGAAGAATCAtcgtaaaaaaattattgttgaCGATAAAATCTTAAACATTCTTGCTTGTCAATGA